The genomic interval AGCTCTATGTACATGCATCAATATTAAGCCGGTATCTCTGGGCTTGATCACTTGCACTAGTCCATGCTATTGTTCTCCATCGTCTCTCTTGAGGTCGGAAGGAGGTAGAAAGCACTCCATGGACAACCCATTAACATTGAAATCAACCTCATCAATCTCCCACGTCTCCTCAATCCTTCTCTTTTGATTATAAGCATGTCCATACCTATATAACAAAGCAGACGTCTTGCCACCGTGTGCTATGTTAATGCCATCGACGTATCTATAGTCCCCTACAGAAGTCTCCATAGTTGTCTCCCAAAAAACGCGATCGCCTCCTCTAGCGGCTTTCATTTTCACCAGCTTTGTGTCCTCAAACTGGACAAGAAGCCCTGTTCTTTGGCTGAAGTAGCCCCATATTGTATGGTGGACTATTTCAGTTTGGGATGTGCTTTGTGACTGAAGAATATCTGCCGGCGTTTCAAGCTTGAGTATGAAGCATTCTTCTTTGTTGATGTTCTTCTCTCCCGTGCATACTGCGTCCAAAAACAAGTTGGCTGTGCTCCTCGGATCCAATCCCTGATTAGTATTCAGTagcataaaattatatatcacATTTGAAATATGCATTTACATAATATAGCATACTAAATATCGATCACACAGATAAAGTACTAACATGCATATATGACTGGCTAATTCACCTATGAGCACGGCTCGATCTGTACGTTAACATGAATTACTATTCACCTGAAAGAAGCGACGAAGGGGTCTTGGGGGGCCTTTATTGGCATGAGAAGGTTGAGAACCAGACTGATTCCATGCAACAGCGCCATCACTTCCGGCGCTTACCTTGTAGCCGGAAACAACCAGTTCTAAGCACCACAAGTCGGGATTCTTTTGCCAAAGAACAAATCCACCGACTTCACTGTTCACGTTCGTCGTGGTATAAACACTGCTATCATCGCCTTTGTGCATTTCAGATCCCACCATCCTCACCTGCCCAACTGCACACATACTATTCACGGCATTCAATGCCCCTAAACCTCCGATGGCTGCTACATATTGTTGTACAATGTATTTCGCGGTAGAAGCCTCCTGCATGCATTCAAATCTTCTGATCAGCGTACATAACATGAAGAACTAGCTAGATTTTCGACTTGTTGTTGCTATAACACAAATAACGTACAATGGAACAATCTTTGATGGGTCGGGTGAGGCCATTGTCGCAATGAACCTGAAGAGGGATCAAAGGAGAACCTACAAGCTTAAGCAATGCCATAAACTCACTATTTGATCCTGACGGAAGATGAGAAGTGGCATACTTCTCATGGGACTGGTTTTTCATGAATGCACGCAAATTATGCCATCGCAATGCGGCACTGCTGCCCATAAGGGTGAACATGTCTTCGGGTATCGGCACCTCCAGAACGGTATCAAGGCCATCTTCATTGTCAAGGTTAGGGCACAACTTCCTCATATATAAGAAAAGGGCCGGGAATGATAGAGAGATTGAAAGAGGAAACTGGTTGGGGTTTCCAATCCCCTTTCTCACACCACCCTAAAGAGCCTTTAGggtgtttgaaaaaaaacattgattGGAGGAAGTAGGGGctggttttaatttctcgttgaAAAGACTAATTGATCGATTATACTGGGTATTTGACCATCGGGCAATTGATCAGAAacgagagagagggagagcatACTTTTGTTGGCTAAGGTGCACCTTGAATGTAGGTATCGCCtggctacatatatatagtaactTTGTCGTGGCCTTTAAATTGATCAGCACACCTAATTGAAAgcttataaatatatatctgCTTACTTATAAACAATTACACATTTATGTTGTGAAGGTAGTTTGTGCGGTTGGATTGTTGGTCTTGTATGGTTTGGTCATGATCATCACCTTGTTCTTCGTGTCGTGCATCAGTGCATGGCAACTGTAAATTGCTTAATTATCTAGGACCATCATGCCTGGAGTTCCAAAACAAACTCTAAATGTCTATATACTCAATAGGCGATTCACGATTCGAGTGCATACAAGTAATAAACATGGTAAACCATTTAAGCTGCATAATAGATATGATGTTACAAATGAGGAGAAATTCTGATATACGACCATGCAGCATCACTTTCCACCACAAATCCCACACCCACATTCACTGTGCATTTTATCAAACTACTCATTCACCACACAAAAGTGTgtgtataacatacataaaaTGACTCCATCATCTCGATCTACAAGTCTCCCTCGTTGCTGGCACAACAGTTGGCTCTGCGAGCTGAGGGGGCAACGAAAGCGAACTCTGAATTCTTTATCTATAGCTTGTTATTGCTTCCGGGGTTTCATAGATCAAGTCCCGAGTCCCGACTCCTGACCAAATCCATAGATCAAGTCAAAAGGCCAAGATATTCAAActcttctgttttgttttgcacTAACACGTGTCTTATAATTTGTACACTATCTGGCTGTCGGGTGCTGAAACGAATGTGTCGTCTACTGCTCGTTTACTTGGGACTTCAGACGGAATATGCTAATGAGCCTTGTTTTATTATACTATTATACTACCTTTCACTAATTTATCTGATGGATCGACATCAATGAGTAAGAATGATAAACATGTCATTCCAATTTAAAGACTGGTTGATCTAAAGATCGTGGTGAAACTGATTATACaccattttcatttatttcatatatatatcgatctaTTTGAACGTAACTGAAGGCTTGAAGCTTAATAGCTATATCTATATACGTGTTCAAGAAGTAAGTAACGAGGTATGGTATTTTCATAGAAATAGATGAACCAAAAAGCTTTATAAAGAAGAATATCAGAATACCTCGTGCAACTTACAGTGCTGACGATTGATGAGACGTCGACATACCAAACAAGTTCATTTAGATCAGAATATACATACATCTCATTAGTATATAATGGGTAACTTCCATATTCAAggaagaaaacataaaaatagagTTGCTGTGTTCGTCCTAGTTGATTTAGTCCTTGCAGTTACGAGTGTTGCATGGAATTCGTCAACAAAAACATACGCGTAACAGTGTACTTCTACTGTATACACCAAGATACTGAAATGGAATTCAGTAAACGAATGTAAGCATCGTACTccgatttgattatttttAACCAGAGCCATATACTACATCCCTCTTCGAACCTAACAATCACTACGGAATTCCACGTAGCTTTCAGCACTTGGATTTAGCATCATCATGTTCATatatcaaatagatttctgTTCAAGGCCGGCCTACGTCGACTTTAAATATACTACACCAAATCATCCTCCAAGCATTCCCAACTCTGCAACCTACCTTCAACATTAAAAACACTCCAAGCCTTAGACTTGATCACCTCATTCCACTCACGATGGATAAACGCTTCAAACTCAAGCTCAAATTCCCTCGTGTTATTCCTATGATTCAGTTTTGCCGTCCTAAACACAACTCCAAAACCCCGGCGGTCATTCCATCAATTTACCGTATCTCCCCGTTAAACCTGAAAGTCGGCGACGTCGGCTACCCCAACATCCTCCTGCCTGGACCACCACCATCAACACCGGAGCACTCTATCGTCAAGCGCCACGTGTCCTCCGGTACCAAGGCGGTTGACTGCGGTTGCAGCAGAGCCAGGTCATGGACACGAGACGTATCGTACTCCAGCATCGAATTACCGGAATATGAAGTTCATGCAACGCCGCATTTGGCGACTGAAAAGTACtacaataagaagaagaacatgATCAGCAACCAGAAGAGGAGAAAGAGAGCGAAAGCCAGTCTTCCTTCTTCGGAAGGCAGTAACCACTGGTTTAGCAGCGAAGAGGAGAATGAAGAGACCCCAATCTATTCTTCGAGAAGCTTCTCGACAGACTTTTCTGCCGTGCCGGAGAGTATAAGCAAGGTTTCAGACAAACAAAGTAGCATAACTAAGAAGAGCAATAATAAGGTTAGGAGACTGAAACGGGGAGTTTCAAAAAACTGGAGAGAAGGAGATAAATCGAGTGGCGAGATTGGGAAGATCAAGTCAGTTTTCCAGCCTATGAGAGCGTGCAGGAGGCAGGGGATGGTGAAGGAGAGCATGGCAGTGGTGAAGAAGTCGGAGGATCCATACGAGGACTTCAAGAAATCGATGATGGAGATGATAATGGAGAAGCAGATTTTTGAGGCCAGAGAACTAGAGGAGCTGCTGCATTGCTTCTTGACCTTGAACTCGCGCCAGTATCAAGGAGTTATAGTTGAGGCCTTCTCTGAGATATGGAAGCTCGTGTTTTCAGACACACCCTCAACGTCATGTGAATCTACTGTTTCGCGGATAAGTCCCAAATAGACCAAATGTCGCAGGTGAAGATCTAGGGAAGTACTGTTCTTACTATACCTTGTGTTAAACTTGAGTTTCAATATTTTGATCACTAACAATCACAAAACAAAGCGATCAGATAATAAGACTCACTACTAGCACCTCTAGTACAAAGCTCAAAAGCATTTTACTGACATTTGAGTTTACATCTAATCAAAAGCCACCAATAGTGGCCCAATATCAGAGGAGAAGATAAACACACATAATATATACAAGGCCAAAAGAATGACCATCCTTTGTATCAAGCTAGCTTCAAGCAGTAGCATTTTCACAGACCACAAACTTCCCTGGATCAATGGTAATGCTCTTTGTGCAATTATCAGTTTTGTATATCCCAACAAGCCGATCCGCCAGCTCAAACATATTGTTTCTAAGGCTGCACAAGACATACGACATGTTAAATAGAATCCATCGCAACAAATCCAGACCCAGTGATTGCCCTTCACCAAGATCAATCAACTAACCTTATGATTATGAACTGTGCATCCTTGGTTCTATCCTTTACGTAATGTCCCACGATAGAGACATTCTTGAAGTCTGCAATATCACATGAACCACAACCATATAGATAAGTTGGCCAAAACAATGAACATATATAAACTGCTCGAGAGATCATAAGAAGTACCTAAGGCAGCATCAATTTCATCCATTACATAAAGAGGTGTAGGCTTATAATGATGCAGCGCAAAAACAAGAGCTAATGAGCTTAGTGTCTGCATGAAGTAAAAGTACCAATGTCAtagaatttatatttacaataaCTGAAGTCAGAGAACAATGAGTCAACAATATCCAGTACCTTTTCACCGCCAGACAAGTTTGCAATATTCTTCCAACTCTTCTTTGGTGGTCTCACGCTGAAAACAACACCTTCAGAAAAAGGATCCAGAGAGTCCACTAGCTCAAGCTCTGCATCGCCTCCCAGTGTAATCATCTATTTGCATATGGCAAAAGTTGGAAAACAGATGTGAGAACAAAATATAGATAGAACTGTGACAATCAACAAGGGTCTCATCCCAGTGAAACTACATGTTCTATATAATATTGCAGAGTCAATTAAAAAGCAGAAAGATGAAACCCATAGAATATTTGAGACAGAGAGCTACTAGCTGACAAACCTGATACATTTCCTTCAACTTTAAAGATATAGCATTAAATCCTGCCATGAACTCATCCAACCTACAAAATGCAAATATTCAGTCGTTCGAAGTTAAAACTTTAAAGATCAGCACACACATAAAAACAGAAAGGTAGCATGCCTCTTCTTTCTAAATTCATCATATTGCCTCTTTATGTCATCACGCTGTTGAGTGACCCTATTAAGATCCTCAACTCGTTCATTGTATAATGACACCTTTCTCCGATACCTATTAGACTCAAGCAGTTAGAAAAGCTCAGATACATGATCAAATCAGCAAATATAATACAGTGAAGGGAAGACATACTCTGCCACCGAATCGAGATTTGGAGTCATCTCTTTCAATTGTGCTTCCAGAAGTGCCACCATTTCAAGGCCCTTTTTAAGGTCACAATGGCTATTAAGAATTTCATCGGCCAGAGTTGCTTGAAGCTTTTCTGTGTCCAATAAATCTTTCTGAATTCTGCAAAGATGGTTCAATGTTAAAATGGATATATGTTGTCTAATGTAATACTTTAAACAAGGACTTCTTAATTTCACGTACTGTTCCATATGTTTCACAAGAGCAGTTTGCAAGTCATCAAGCTTTTTATTGTAATGCTTTCCCTTCAGTTCCTGCTCCTTGCacgtcttctttttttcttgtaaTTGAAAGACAGCATTTCCCTGTGTACCAAGTTAATTttctcaaaataaataaattgcaaaAATCTGAAATGCCATATTTGGGACAATGCAATAAAAATAATGATCAATCATATGATATGGTAAACAGAACGTGGGCAATTGCAAATCCAGCTAAAAATCCTATGATCGTGCTTATTGAATTGCACATCACATTTAAGCAAGATTTATGGCTAGATTCCACTAGTGGATTTTCACAATGGTGTTCACTTCAGTACAGTAGAAAGAACCAGAAGGGTATGCATTTCGTGTCATATTACCTCTGACGCCCTCAATTCATACACAGTCTTCTTCATGTTGTCATAGTCAGATTTTGCTTTATCTAATAGATCTGCATGAGAATCAATCAGCTGCAAAAGATAGAGAAATTCATAGAGCTGTAAGACACTTTTTACAATAACTGACCAGGTTGCATAAGAACAAAGTAATGAAAAATGTAAACCTTCTGTGTTTGCTCGTATTTCTCTTTAACGTCAAATGCcttcttttcaatttcttgGAATTTGCCAGACAAATTTTCCTTCTCCATACCAAGTCGTTCTATCTCATTCTTGGATTCCTCGATCACATTGGTCAACTTCTTAATAGTTTTCTGACCAGTCTCAATTTGGACTTTGCGGCGGTTAACCTCGGTGTTATTTTTGTCAATATCCTAACAATTAAGTAGCACTAGTTAGAAAACATACACCTTTCGGTGGTGCAGGTATTTCTTCGTGATGCATATACTTACAGATTGAATGTCTTTCACTTTTGACTTCTGTGCTTTTAACCTCTCACCTCCAGCATTTTCTATGTTACTCTGAAGTTTCATTGCCTACAACCACACAACCAGGAACTAGTCATTCAACCCAAAACAAAGTTATATGTACTTGGTATGTaaatatgcatgtatataaaTGCATGCATACATGTATAACACTCACTGACAAGATTACAGAAAAAACACAAATTAAGGTTCCAAAGTATGACTAAACTTTCTTTTCAATCCGAGGACATAAGTGAGTTGGTACTTGCAGGTATGGAAGTGATAAGAGTTCCACACCTTATCTTTTAGCTGTTGGGACCCTTGTATAAGTTTCTGAATCTCCTTCTCTTCAGCAGCAATATGATTCTTGAGTTCCTCTAACTTATCAAGCTCATCCTTTTTTGGCAGTGAAGCAGCCTCCAAGGAAC from Argentina anserina chromosome 2, drPotAnse1.1, whole genome shotgun sequence carries:
- the LOC126784907 gene encoding uncharacterized protein LOC126784907, which produces MRKLCPNLDNEDGLDTVLEVPIPEDMFTLMGSSAALRWHNLRAFMKNQSHEKYATSHLPSGSNSEFMALLKLVGSPLIPLQVHCDNGLTRPIKDCSIEASTAKYIVQQYVAAIGGLGALNAVNSMCAVGQVRMVGSEMHKGDDSSVYTTTNVNSEVGGFVLWQKNPDLWCLELVVSGYKVSAGSDGAVAWNQSGSQPSHANKGPPRPLRRFFQGLDPRSTANLFLDAVCTGEKNINKEECFILKLETPADILQSQSTSQTEIVHHTIWGYFSQRTGLLVQFEDTKLVKMKAARGGDRVFWETTMETSVGDYRYVDGINIAHGGKTSALLYRYGHAYNQKRRIEETWEIDEVDFNVNGLSMECFLPPSDLKRDDGEQ
- the LOC126784562 gene encoding transcription repressor OFP7-like, with the protein product MDKRFKLKLKFPRVIPMIQFCRPKHNSKTPAVIPSIYRISPLNLKVGDVGYPNILLPGPPPSTPEHSIVKRHVSSGTKAVDCGCSRARSWTRDVSYSSIELPEYEVHATPHLATEKYYNKKKNMISNQKRRKRAKASLPSSEGSNHWFSSEEENEETPIYSSRSFSTDFSAVPESISKVSDKQSSITKKSNNKVRRLKRGVSKNWREGDKSSGEIGKIKSVFQPMRACRRQGMVKESMAVVKKSEDPYEDFKKSMMEMIMEKQIFEARELEELLHCFLTLNSRQYQGVIVEAFSEIWKLVFSDTPSTSCESTVSRISPK